The nucleotide window ACTGTTACCTTTCTCGCCAACTCTATTTGGCTGGTTGTCCGATCTACAAAAAAGAGCCCTAACTACTTTCAAGCATCCCTTTCCTTTGTAGCAGCTTTGTGCTTTGGCATTCTCCGAACAGCCCTTGTCCACCAATCAATCGATGCCACACTCCAAACGCTCACTGAAGCCACCAAAACCGCACTACAACTTAACGAACAGAAGGCAAAAGAGCTTGAAATACTAAAGAGCACTGTTAAAACATTAGAGGAAATCAAGACCTCTGGTGGTGAGCAGCTTAAAGATAGAGCAGAACAAATTAAAAAAGCCGATGCGCAATTAAAAACGCTCGAAATACAAACGAGTGCACAGCAAGAAATTCTAAAGCAAATCGAAGCTGCGACCAAAAATGTTGTTAATGAAACAAGTAGAGGGATCAAAAGAATGTCAAGCGCTTCATCTCTTGTAATAAGCCACGAAAAAGGCAACCTTGATGTAGACAGTATTGTAGAGCTCATTTCCACATTAAAAAAGCCTGCTCTAACTAGTCTTTATCAAAAGATGGCGGTTCAACCAATTAGCATACCTTCTTCATCAATTTTATAAATAAAGGAAAAAATCATGGCAGCTTTATTCAACTTTACCGGTGTAATCGGAAACTGGGCTTATGAAAAATTTCTGCGCAACAGCGTAGAGCTTGTCATTAACCAAACGACCTATGACAATGACCAGTTTAAACCACTCGGCCCGATAATTGGGGTCACCTTAGTTGCTGTCCCTGTGTTCAAGTTCTGTAACTACATCTATGGCAAATCCTTCTGCCGCTCACTTCGAACAGAACTCAAATTCATCACCAATGTGGCCATTGGAACGATTGTTTTCAATGTCTATAACATGGCAATCAATGGGCTGATAGAGTCTAAGAAGCAAGACGAGTCATCTAATAATGCCTCTTCTTCGACTGATTGACAATTAGAGCTCTTATAGGCATAATGTTTCCAATACCCTCGAGCTTGGCCTCCTGGGTAATAACTTAAGGAATTTGCATGGCTCAAGTTGGAACAAATGAATTTAAAACGGGGATGAAGGTCGAGCTTGACCGAGAGCCCTACACAATCGTCGGCGTCGAGTTCGTCAAGCCGGGAAAAGGGCAAGCCTTTACCCGGACGAAGCTCAAGCATCTCATGACGGGACGTGTCATCGAAAAAACGTTTAAGTCGGGTGAAAAGTTTGAGCTTGCCGATGTGGAAGAGACCCAGATGCGGATGCTCTACAAAGAGGGCGACAGCATCGTCTTCATGCACGACACCACTTATGAGCAGATCAACGTTCCCCTAACGGTCGTCGATGATAAAGAGCCTTATATGATGGATGACACGGTCTACGACCTGGTCTTCTACAAGGGCAATGTGGTCGATGTCACCCCTCCTACCTTCCTCAACATGACAATCGTCGAAACTGACCCAGGCGACCGGGGCAACACCGCTTCAGGGCGGGTCCTCAAGCCGGCAAAGACCGACACTGGCGCCTCAATCCAGGTTCCCATCTTCATCGAAGAGGGAGAGCTGGTCAAAGTAGATACCCGCACTGGCGAGTATGTCTCCCGCGTTAAAGATTAGACTTCATGGTAAGCAAGGTTTTTATTCATCTTTGACTCCTCTTTTAACCGCTCTTTGTCCTCCAAAAATTTCGCCTTGTCTTAATGGACAATGTTCTCAATTTCAGGAGAACAAATATCGCTAAAATAGGAGCACAAATATGAGCAAAACCCTTACTCACCATAAACTTCGGGCAAAGGCTCTTCAAAAGGTCCGCTCTTTTTTTGCTGACCACGCTGTCCTCGAAGTGGACACGAACCTCCTCTCCCCTTATGGATCGGTCGATGCTCACATCGACCTTTTCGAGGTGGCAGGCGGGGGCTACCTCCACTCCTCCCCCGAGTATGAGATGAAAAAACTTCTCTCCAAGGGAAGTGGCGATATCTACCAGCTTAGCCATGTCTACCGGAAAGAAGAAGTGGGCCCCCTCCACCGCCCCGAGTTTACCATGATCGAATGGTACCGGGTGGGAACAACCCTCACTTCTTTCCTAGAGGAAAACCTTGCTCTCCTTGCCCTTTTTCTCGGAGATGTTCCTTATGAAATTCTCTCCTACCGGGAGGCCTTTGAAAAGCACTTGGGGGTTCCTTACGATGCTCCTGCGGAGAAGTTACGCGTGATCGCAAAAGAAAAGGGGATCGAACTTGAAGGGCTGAATGAAATTTGGGGATGTCTGATCGAGCCCCACCTCGGGCAAGGGAAAGTATCGATCATCACCCCTTATCCAAAGGAGCAAGTAGCCTTAGCGCAAACAACCCACATCGATGGAGAAGAAGTTGCCGAGCGGTTCGAGTTTTACTTTAAGGGGATCGAGCTGGGGAACGGCTACCACGAACTAGGCGACCCAGTGGAGCAAAAAAAGCGTCTTGTCATGGCCAACGAAGAGAGGAAAGCCCTTGGGAAAAAGCCTCTCCCTATCGACCCGAAGTTTATCGAAGCGCTAGAGCACGGACTCCCCGACTGCTATGGAATCGCTTTGGGGTTTGACAGGCTCCTAATGCTTCAAGAAGGGAAAACATTTATAGGGAGTTAGGGAAAAGAAGATCCCCTTAGCGACCCATCATAGATCCAATATTACTAGGTTCTGTTGAGAAATTTAGGGCTAAGGGATTCAGAGGAGGTTTTCTTGAAACTTGCGATTTTTTTGCCGAATGTAAATAGTCGGGCGCTATTTTTGAGGCAAAAAAATCGCAAGTTTCTGAAAAGATCCCTGAAGACCTAGCAATAAATTTCTCAACAGAATCTAACTTTAGAATATACGCGGTTAACCTCTTTTTCAAGGACATCGATCTTCTTATCTAGTGCTTTGATTTCCCCTTTGAGTTCTTTTCTCAGTCCATCTAGACGATTCATAAGAAAGATGAAAAAGGCTCCAAACCCAAGAAAGATTGCTAAAATTTCTGGCCAGTTTATTGAAGACATTTGTAGAGTTTTCCTTCATTTCTCACCCGTATTGTATCCCACAGAGTTAAGAAAAGCAATCTCTTGCAAGTAACTAGAGGGTGTCGTCAAGAAATGCTCAATAAAGAAGCTCTTGCTATGAGGAAAGTTCAAGGCGTCCGATGCAGGAAGCCCAAATCGGGCTTTCGAAGGAGGACAACGCCGAAATTTTCCATAGGAAGGGCTTAAGGATTGATCAGTTCTTGACGACATCCTCTAAAGCCATTTTTGAACGATGGGGTAACGGCGGCCGACGCCAAACGACTTTTTCGAGACGCGGAGGATCGGAGGCCCTTGCCGTCTTTTATACTCGGCAAGGTGGATTTTTTGGATGAGCTCCAGAACCTCTTCCCGGGGGATCTGATGCTTCTCGGAGATCTCATCGATCGAGAGATAGTCTTCGACGTAACCTTCGAGAACGTTATCGACAACGCCATATTCGGGAAGGGAATCGAGGTCCATTTGGTCGGGGCGGAGTTCTGCAGAGGGAGGCCTGTCGAGGATCGAGTTCAAGATCACCTCTTTTTTTTCGAGGGCATTGATGTGGCGGCATAGATCGTAAACTTTGGTTTTGGTGACGTCGCCGATCACTCCCAGCCCTCCACACATGTCGCCATAAAGGGTGGAGTACCCTAAGGCAACCTCACTTTTATTTCCGGTACTTAGAACGATATAGCCATGTTTATTTGAAAGGGCCATGAGGATGATCCCCCGAATCCTTGCCTGTAGATTCTCTTCGGCAATATCGGGCTTTTTTCCCTGAAAATGGGGCTCTAAAAGGTGGGTGAATGCATCGAAGGGCTCTTTAATCGGAATTTCTAAAAAGTCGATCCCTAAATTTTTGGCAAGGGTCACTGCGTCGCTTTGGCTCCCGATTGAGGTGTATTTTGAGGGCATGCTCACCCCA belongs to Candidatus Neptunochlamydia vexilliferae and includes:
- the efp gene encoding elongation factor P gives rise to the protein MAQVGTNEFKTGMKVELDREPYTIVGVEFVKPGKGQAFTRTKLKHLMTGRVIEKTFKSGEKFELADVEETQMRMLYKEGDSIVFMHDTTYEQINVPLTVVDDKEPYMMDDTVYDLVFYKGNVVDVTPPTFLNMTIVETDPGDRGNTASGRVLKPAKTDTGASIQVPIFIEEGELVKVDTRTGEYVSRVKD
- a CDS encoding LapA family protein, with amino-acid sequence MSSINWPEILAIFLGFGAFFIFLMNRLDGLRKELKGEIKALDKKIDVLEKEVNRVYSKVRFC
- the epmA gene encoding EF-P lysine aminoacylase EpmA, translated to MSKTLTHHKLRAKALQKVRSFFADHAVLEVDTNLLSPYGSVDAHIDLFEVAGGGYLHSSPEYEMKKLLSKGSGDIYQLSHVYRKEEVGPLHRPEFTMIEWYRVGTTLTSFLEENLALLALFLGDVPYEILSYREAFEKHLGVPYDAPAEKLRVIAKEKGIELEGLNEIWGCLIEPHLGQGKVSIITPYPKEQVALAQTTHIDGEEVAERFEFYFKGIELGNGYHELGDPVEQKKRLVMANEERKALGKKPLPIDPKFIEALEHGLPDCYGIALGFDRLLMLQEGKTFIGS